From the Prunus dulcis chromosome 4, ALMONDv2, whole genome shotgun sequence genome, one window contains:
- the LOC117626301 gene encoding uncharacterized protein LOC117626301 — protein sequence MTSLHPSELDSAATDSVSSTPRSDYPSHDLNTRVRFMCSFGGKILPRPHDNQLRYVGGDTRIVAVHRAASFSSLLTKLSKLSGLSNVTVKYQLPNEDLDALISVTTDEDVDNMIEEYDRIVQNQNPKSARLRLFLFPKGEDSTVNSRSSSISSLLDGSAKRELWFLDALNSGASNSSVLERGRSEASSIVSEVPDYLFGLDNSDETHSRGEFKPKPRTVLQDNVSASDPGSPAPVITSPFCSTSSVPSIPSMPSLPPVKTRPDSNQVLETKDNHSEGFTETVELPVPQATGFSANPGVHYIPDPNYPGHVVRSVPVYYYPGPVPPANVQVQPVPVRSQFVHQQYPGQIRVGYHNQIPGMGQVYGGGLRPVGGLDPYDVSARVVSDGVNQHQQQVYYGVRNPNAAVVSAYSPGMVVPSSGEEWQGPGPEINMGRGPNTSS from the exons ATGACGTCACTTCACCCCTCCGAGCTGGACTCGGCCGCCACCGACTCCGTCTCGTCCACCCCACGCTCCGACTACCCGTCTCACGATCTGAATACACGTGTACGGTTCATGTGCAGCTTCGGCGGCAAGATTCTCCCACGGCCACACGATAATCAGCTTCGTTACGTCGGCGGCGATACTCGAATAGTTGCCGTACACCGTGCCGCCAGTTTCTCTTCCCTCCTCACCAAGCTCTCTAAACTCTCAG GACTGAGTAACGTGACGGTGAAGTACCAGCTGCCGAACGAGGACCTTGACGCTTTGATTTCCGTCACGACGGACGAGGACGTGGACAACATGATAGAAGAGTACGACCGTATAGTACAGAATCAAAACCCCAAGTCGGCTCGGCTCCGCCTCTTTCTCTTCCCTAAAGGCGAGGACTCAACAGTTAACTCGAGATCCTCCAGCATCAGCTCGCTGCTCGACGGCTCGGCTAAACGCGAGCTCTGGTTCCTTGACGCGCTCAACAGCGGCGCGTCTAATTCCTCGGTGCTCGAGCGCGGCCGCTCCGAAGCTTCCTCGATTGTCTCCGAAGTGCCCGACTACCTGTTCGGGTTAGACAACTCCGACGAGACTCACTCGCGCGGAGAGTTCAAACCGAAACCCCGAACCGTATTGCAAGACAACGTGTCGGCTTCGGATCCGGGTTCTCCTGCCCCGGTTATTACCTCGCCGTTTTGCTCGACGTCGTCTGTGCCTTCGATTCCATCGATGCCGAGTCTCCCACCCGTGAAGACCCGACCCGACTCCAATCAAGTTCTGGAGACGAAAGATAATCATTCGGAGGGTTTTACAGAGACGGTTGAGCTGCCGGTACCACAAGCGACGGGGTTCTCAGCCAATCCCGGTGTGCATTACATTCCGGATCCTAATTACCCGGGTCATGTTGTTCGGTCAGTACCCGTTTATTATTACCCGGGTCCGGTTCCACCCGCAAACGTACAGGTCCAACCGGTTCCAGTTCGGAGTCAGTTTGTTCATCAGCAATACCCGGGTCAGATTCGGGTGGGTTATCATAACCAGATACCGGGTATGGGTCAAGTATATGGTGGAGGGTTGAGGCCAGTTGGGGGATTGGATCCATATGATGTGTCAGCTAGGGTGGTCTCTGATGGAGTGAACCAGCACCAGCAGCAGGTGTACTATGGAGTGAGGAATCCGAATGCTGCTGTGGTTTCGGCATACAGTCCAGGTATGGTGGTGCCATCTTCTGGGGAAGAATGGCAAGGACCTGGACCCGAAATAAATATGGGTCGGGGCCCCAATACATCTTCTTGA
- the LOC117625976 gene encoding putative cyclin-D6-1: MRSFSFPSLLLLSSNCCSNVLSLTASVSTQTSQTTSLETQNQAEKMDEFGLQEPHSLASFQEHNLDTIPDLFASESDHMPSHNSLSCSKDSDFYYAFRLEAISLFLQAQYSCNLDPFIPYLAINYLDRFLSKRDIPEGKPWVSRLLEVSCLSLAAKVKNTPFSATDFQRGEGFIFDAQTIHKMELLILDTLDWRMRSITPFSFLSFFLSFLDLNDQTLTKALKSRASDVIFNAHNEIKIVEFKPSIIAASAALSACQELLPLQFPSFKASISSFQDVNKESLFKCLTLVQEMIVNEGYESMLETLSCTTRTAMSVVDRQLTKSDQSQNTYTSSTIIAEKRDSKRRRLNGTLCSENRFRLSHHFQKC; encoded by the exons ATGCGAAGCTTCTCTTTTCCATCATTATTATTACTCTCTTCAAACTGCTGCTCCAATGTCCTCTCCTTGACCGCCTCTGTTTCTACTCAGACTTCACAAACGACTTCACTTGAAACACAAAACCAAGCAGAGAAAATGGATGAGTTTGGTCTTCAAGAGCCACACTCTTTAGCAAGCTTCCAAGAACACAACCTTGATACAATCCCAGATCTCTTTGCCTCAGAATCTGACCACATGCCCTCACACAATTCCTTAAGCTGCTCAAAGGACTCAGATTTCTACTATGCATTTCGCCTCGAAGCCATTTCTCTGTTTTTACAG GCACAATATTCTTGCAACCTTGACCCTTTCATACCATACCTTGCTATTAACTACCTGGATCGGTTCTTATCCAAGCGAGATATTCCG GAAGGAAAGCCTTGGGTCTCAAGACTCCTTGAAGTCTCCTGTCTATCTCTAGCTGCAAAGGTGAAGAACACACCCTTCTCCGCCACTGATTTTCAG AGAGGGGAAGGCTTCATCTTTGATGCGCAGACAATTCATAAAATGGAGCTTCTCATTCTTGACACTCTAGATTGGCGGATGAGATCGATAacacccttttcttttctgtctttctttctctcttttctggACTTAAATGACCAAACACTTACAAAAGCTCTCAAAAGTCGAGCTTCGGATGTCATCTTCAATGCCCATAATG AAATCAAGATTGTTGAGTTCAAACCATCGATAATTGCAGCATCAGCGGCCCTATCTGCATGTCAAGAGCTGCTGCCACTGCAGTTTCCATCTTTTAAAGCTTCAATATCATCTTTCCAAGATGTAAATAAA GAGAGTTTGTTCAAATGCTTGACTTTGGTGCAAGAAATGATTGTGAATGAAGGGTACGAGTCCATGTTAGAAACTTTGTCATGCACAACAAGAACCGCAATGAGTGTGGTGGACCGTCAGCTCACCAAATCAGATCAAAGCCAGAACACATATACTTCTTCTACTATTatagcagagaagagagacagCAAGCGGCGCAGATTGAATGGTACTTTGTGCAGTGAAAATAGGTTCCGGCTCTCCCATCATTTTCAAAAATGTTGA
- the LOC117625132 gene encoding equilibrative nucleotide transporter 3-like: MTEDNDSRASIKHEGHYKAMAVCWFLGLGSLVAWNSLLTIGDYYYNLFPASYHPSRVLTLVYQPFALITMVTLAYHEAKLNTRKRNLIGYALFFLGTLMLIVVDLATSGSGAIGPYIGICACVGAFGVADAHVQGGMVGDLSFMHPEFIQSFFAGLAASGALTSGMRLMTKAAFEKYHNGLRKGAMMFLAISTLIEFLCILLYAIYFPRLPIVKYYRSKAASEGSKTVSADLAAAGIQTQADIEVSNYTKILPTRLSTKQLFMQNIDYALDLFLIYVLTLSIFPGFIFENTGKHQLGTWYPLVLVAMYNVLDLISRYIPLVKCLKIESRKGLMITILSRFLFVPAYYFTGKYGDQGWMILLTSVLGLTNGYLTVCVMTVAPKGYKGPEQNALGNILVLCLLCGIFAGVSLDWLWLIGKSKF; encoded by the exons ATGACAGAGGACAATGACAGCAGGGCTTCAATTAAGCATGAG GGACATTATAAAGCTATGGCGGTTTGTTGGTTTCTGGGGCTGGGCTCCCTTGTCGCTTGGAATAGTCTGCTGACTATAGGAGATTACTATTATAACTTGTTTCCAGCG AGTTACCACCCCTCGCGGGTTCTTACCCTTGTTTATCAACCATTTGCACTTATTACTATGGTAACACTAGCATACCATGAAGCAAAGTTGAACACCAGGAAGAGGAACTTAATTGGATATGCTCTCTTCTTCCTTGGGACCTTGATGCTAATAGTG GTGGATTTAGCTACGTCTGGGAGTGGAGCAATTGGACCCTATATTGGTATATGTGCATGTGTTGGTGCATTTGGGGTTGCAGATGCCCATGTTCAAGGTGGAATGGTCGGAGACCTGTCTTTTATGCATCCGGAATTCATCCAG TCCTTCTTTGCTGGCTTGGCTGCATCAGGTGCTCTAACCTCTGGCATGAGGCTGATGACAAAAGCTGCCTTCGAGAAGTATCACAATGGTCTTCGTAAGGGGGCGA TGATGTTCCTTGCAATTTCCACACTCATCGagtttctgtgtattcttctatATGCAATTTACTTCCCTAGATTGCCTATAGTAAAGTACTACCGCTCAAAGGCAGCCTCAGAAGGCTCTAAAACTGTATCCGCTGATCTTGCTGCTGCTGGCATCCAAACACAAGCAGACATAGAA GTCTCAAATTATACTAAAATACTTCCAACTCGACTGAGCACTAAGCAATTGTTCATGCAGAATATAGATTATGCACTTGACTTGTTTCTGATATATGTGCTGACATTATCAATCTTCCCCGGCTTCATATTTGAAAATACCGGAAAACACCAGTTGGGCACATG GTATCCACTTGTTCTGGTGGCAATGTACAATGTGTTGGATTTGATATCAAGATACATACCCCTTGTGAAATGCCTGAAGATCGAATCCAGAAAGGGCCTCATGATTACAATTCTATCGCGTTTCCTGTTCGTTCCAGCATACTACTTCACCGGAAAATATGGCGACCAGGGATGGATGATCTTGCTCACATCAGTCTTAGGATTAACAAATGGTTATCTCACTGTATGTGTCATGACAGTGGCACCCAAGGGTTACAAG GGACCTGAGCAAAATGCCTTGGGAAATATACTTGTGTTGTGTCTTTTGTGCGGCATATTTGCAGGAGTTTCCCTTGACTGGTTATGGCTCATTGGCAAGAGCAAATTTTAA
- the LOC117624174 gene encoding disease resistance RPP13-like protein 4, translated as MSTRALVTTSFESPYVSLDLLSYLKSRQVTSFQIFNEVIMPDFLHQMSELKQLVEGSSSSGSSGSSSSSSTANNGDDTIVEEDSYLQMMFEEIQNDLIYIKKACVKFKQWEEDQVNVSMKGLVFRALDDAFKQRTGSRDRREETSYIRDKLVKTHHLVSMLKKSLHSSPPLSSGNLKSQSLQRAKHSMIRWELNLHGRSVYLPTKLQEIEAESSTFKAIEAESSTFKEIEAAYNGLDVTLKLCFLCFSVFPENAVIKKKVLVHWWVGEGFIDTLGTSGKTAEDTANQFFNDFIEKGLIKPVYKKRRPSADSCSMEPSVRYATIKLAKRAGFFSFDSNGNPTEDFTCSRRACLVKTEEGSSVHELPYRLEQEKVQSIINVNELNLDFRPEWFSKMKYVAVLQLGRWESSAKHLIQVEDSEFLKGLKNMRHLRYLSLRGVSRITELPASICKLSNLRILNLNGCVDLEQLPQGIGSLKNLTHLDMYECYLISHMPKGLALLSQLRVLKGFVIGEPRPGGNYCKLADLSGLENLRKLSIHVDKTSDAAKRELFSLAEFKKLQSLSISWSRLYDTRAKFKLRSLSISWSRLYDTPKNPLMMAPVPVPLVKLPLVKLNLHYFPGSNIPDWLMRWELNNLKKLYIRGGSLSNLCHGKEDNWAVKMVRLKFLEKLQMDWRKLQELFPSLTYLEIDKCPKLSFIPCDENGVWKKAD; from the coding sequence ATGTCCACACGAGCCCTTGTCACCACATCTTTTGAGTCACCTTATGTGTCTCTAGATCTTCTTTCATACTTGAAATCTAGGCAGGTCACATCATTCCAAATTTTCAATGAGGTTATCATGCCAGATTTTCTCCACCAAATGTCCGAGTTGAAACAGCTTGTTGaaggcagcagcagcagtggcagcagtggcagcagcagcagcagcagcaccGCCAACAATGGCGATGATACCATCGTTGAGGAGGACTCCTACCTGCAAATGATGTTTGAGGAAATTCAGAATGATCTCATCTACATCAAAAAGGCCTGTGTGAAATTTAAGCAGTGGGAGGAAGATCAAGTCAACGTTTCTATGAAAGGTTTAGTTTTCCGGGCCTTGGATGATGCCTTTAAACAAAGAACAGGGTCACGAGATCGTAGAGAAGAAACCAGTTATATTCGGGACAAGCTAGTTAAAACTCACCACCTTGTCTCCATGTTAAAGAAGTCTCTGCATTCTTCTCCGCCACTCTCTTCAGGCAATTTGAAATCCCAGAGCCTACAACGTGCAAAACATTCCATGATCCGTTGGGAATTGAACCTTCATGGTCGCTCAGTTTATTTACCAACCAAATTGCAAGAAATAGAGGCGGAGAGTTCAACATTCAAAGCAATAGAGGCGGAGAGTTCAACATTCAAAGAAATAGAGGCGGCGTACAATGGTCTAGATGTCACATTGAAGCTCTGTTTCCTCTGTTTCTCAGTGTTCCCTGAAAATGCTGTCATAAAGAAGAAGGTTTTAGTCCATTGGTGGGTTGGTGAGGGGTTTATAGACACTTTAGGTACATCAGGCAAGACTGCTGAGGATACTGCAAATCAATTCTTCAACGACTTCATAGAAAAAGGCCTCATCAAGCCGGTGTACAAAAAGCGCAGACCAAGTGCTGATAGCTGCAGCATGGAACCTTCTGTTCGTTATGCTACGATCAAGCTTGCAAAGAGAGCTGGATTCTTCAGTTTTGATAGCAATGGAAATCCCACCGAAGATTTTACTTGCTCTAGGAGGGCATGCCTTGTAAAAACTGAAGAGGGGTCTTCTGTACACGAATTGCCATACCGATTAGAACAGGAGAAGGTCCAAAGTATAATCAATGTGAATGAGCTTAATcttgactttagacctgaATGGTTCTCCAAGATGAAATACGTAGCAGTTTTGCAGCTTGGGAGATGGGAGAGCTCAGCCAAGCATCTTATTCAAGTAGAGGACAGTGAGTTCTTAAAGGGGTTGAAGAATATGAGACACCTTCGGTACTTAAGCCTTCGAGGAGTCTCTAGAATTACGGAGCTTCCTGCTTCAATTTGCAAACTCAGCAATCTGAGGATCCTGAACCTCAATGGTTGTGTTGATTTGGAGCAGCTCCCTCAAGGGATAGGCTCACTCAAGAACCTGACACACTTGGATATGTATGAGTGTTACTTGATCAGCCACATGCCTAAGGGACTTGCTTTGCTCTCACAACTCCGAGTGCTTAAAGGGTTTGTGATTGGTGAGCCAAGGCCTGGAGGCAACTACTGTAAGCTGGCTGATTTGTCAGGCTTGGAAAATTTGAGGAAATTGAGTATCCATGTGGATAAAACGTCTGATGCTGCAAAAAGAGAGCTCTTTTCTTTGGCAGAGTTCAAAAAGCTCCAATCTTTATCTATATCATGGTCAAGACTATATGACACTCGAGCAAAGTTCAAGCTCCGATCTTTATCAATATCATGGTCAAGACTTTATGACACTCCCAAAAATCCATTGATGATGGCTCCAGTTCCTGTTCCTTTGGTGAAACTTCCCTTGGTGAAACTTAACCTCCATTACTTCCCTGGTTCTAATATTCCTGATTGGCTGATGCGATGGGAATTGAATAACCTAAAGAAGCTCTATATCAGGGGTGGAAGCCTCTCAAATCTGTGTCACGGGAAAGAAGACAATTGGGCTGTCAAAATGGTGCGCTTGAAGTTCTTGGAAAAGTTGCAGATGGATTGGCGGAAACTGCAAGAATTGTTTCCAAGCCTGACCTACTTGGAGATAGACAAGTGTCCTAAACTCAGTTTCATCCCATGTGATGAGAATGGTGTGTGGAAAAAGGCAGACTGA